The Coffea arabica cultivar ET-39 chromosome 2c, Coffea Arabica ET-39 HiFi, whole genome shotgun sequence genome includes the window TACATCCAAGAACTTATTTAAAAGCTCCACTTTGTTATaagaacaaaattttatttaaaagttCTTTGAcccaaattttatttaaaatctcTTCAAAGAACTTATTTAAAGGCTCGACTTTATTATAGTAACCCAAATTTTAACAAATGAACTCAATAACAATATTAAAAGTCCAAGTTTGTTTATAAAtccaaattaaataaaaagaaGTTTTTTTCAAGAGTAGGCTTAACTCTTAAAcccaaattcaaatccaactcGAACCAATATATGTTTATTTATATCAAAATAGAACTTTTTTCTTTATAGATAATTGAACTAAAATACTTTCTAAAAAGAGAGGTCTTTTCAACAGGGGAAacttttcaaaatggaaaactttcGGAATAGGGAAatcttctttttaaaaaaaaaaaaaaaaccttttcaGTTACTTGTATAAAGGGTTGATATGTTTTATAGGATTATTtaagataaaaataagtaaatgaaatagcATATGTGAACTAATTAAGTCATATATATTATTGGCTATAAGTTGGAAACAAGGTTGCATATCTTTAGAAGATAAATGAAGAGGTAAATAGACTGGCGATAACGTTCTAGGAATTATAGAGTAATGTGTTTAATAGGTGTATTAAATAAAGAGTTTGAAACTCGTAAGTTAGGGTTGTGTAAATTAGTAATGacaatttgaaatatttgtagATTTTAATTTTAGTGACATTATCATTTTAGATTAATTGTAAGTTGtaaattttagtgaatttttgtAAGTTATAATCAAGATGTCTAGTTTTCGTGAGAATATAGACTCGCGGGCACTCCATGTGATGTTGCAAATTTAGTCTGTGGACCCAAATTTGGAGTGAAGCATCTTCACAGACTAGTGAGTGAGCATTGGTTTGGTTTCTCCACAAACATTCCAATTGActtcagaaaaggaaaaaataaaaaaataaaaaaggaaaagaaagaaagaaacatgtGATTATATATActcacatacatatatacatatatatacatacatatatacatgcaTACATAAATacatctatatatatatgtatgtatgtatgtatatataccCATATATGTAAACCTAttgtaaaaactaaaaagagaAACATGTGATAATATATAACATGTATAAACCTGCTGTATGTGTCTATTTATAGATTACTGGTATTGTTAATAACTTAATAGTCATGTTAGCTATATTGTATTATCATGTATTGTTCATTAGTAGTTTCTCAAATCATTAAACATTACTATAAAAAGCCAACATTTCAACAGGACTTGTATAATGAGTTTACTTAAGTATTATTGCTAATGTCAAGGTATTTCAATTTATAATTCTTCTGGAGTTTAGGGCAATTGTGTTTGATTTGTTGGAGACTGTCTCACATTGATTTTATAGAGAATTGATTGTTTGGCAAAATATCCAAGATACATATAATTTCTTGGTGTTTTATGGCTTTTAGAAgtacaaaattttgatcaagtaaAATGAAAAAGTTAATATGATTGATCTTTTCTACCCTGTCAGTATATATACTAGCGGAGTTGGATAAATGCCAtattatttgaatttgaaattgaacattaaattttgtatatattgcATGCAGTTATATCTACTAGTGTGTATATTGTCGTTGCATAAAAGATTTATCCAAGTTAATAaaggtttttagaaaattagtaTTGTGACCGTAAAGGCTGCGGGAACTTTGAAATGGAACAAGTAGTTATCTACATATATTATATTCTACAATCTCTACAATTCTGAATAAGGCCCAACAAAGAGACTTACAATATCATCAAGGCAGGAACTGTAGGAACTTAGTAAAACACAAGAACTTAAATATCTGCAGAATGATGGGGCAGAATGATCCCATGATTAGTTTCCTCTACAATCTGCAGTCTAGGCGCATAGACTTGCCAAGCGAGTTAAACCTACGCGCCAACAAATATTTTACCTGAAAAAGAACAATAAAATAAGTAGACAGAGTAAGATTTTgaacttaaaaaataatatcCCTTGTGTGACTGCGTTTGATtggagtgtgtgtgtgtgtttctttTGTACATAAATTTGTATGCGTTATATGTACGTGAATCAACAAATTGGACAATACTGAACTTCCTGGGGTCAGATTTTTGATAAAGCTAAATGTGAACATGTGGAAACTCTGGGATCAGACCATAGTATGCTGCTCATAGACAATTGGCCTAGAGTAGAAAAACGAAGATCAAGATTTTGCTTTGATAAgagatggctcaaaagggaggACATCAATCAAGTGGTTGAGCAAGCTTGGAAACAACCAGTTGAAGGAAACAGTATGTACAAGATTACTAGACAGGTTGCTAACTGCAGAGTGGCTCTACTCAAATGGAAAAACAACTTCACAGGGAACTCTTTGCTAAGAATCAATCAAGTTAAGCTTCAGATTAAGGAGATCAAGGACTCTAAGGACTCAGGAGTTAAGGATAAGATTGCAGATTTGAAGAAGCAGCTGAAAGAGGCTTACTCTGATGAAGAGCAGTATTGGACTCAGAAAGCAAGGATTGATTGGTTGAGAGAAGGAGATAAGAATACCAAATTTTTCCATGCTTGTGTGAaggaaagaagaaggaaaaacagaATGCTTAACATTCAAAGGGAGGATGGAACTTGGACAAATAGTGAGGAGGAGTTGAGAATGGAAGTAGCTGACTATTATAGAGGCCTTTTCTCTAGTTCAGGGAGTGAGGGTATAACAGAGATTCTTCATGGTATACCTCCTACTATCACTACTGAGATGAATGCTAAGTTAACTAGAGAAGTAGATGAGATGGAAGTTAAATCAGCTCTTTTTTCCATGAATCCTAACAAGGCACCAGGTCAAGATGGTATGTCTCCcttgttttttcaaaaattctggcATGTTGTTAAATCTGATTTAGTTACAGCCATTAAGCATTTTTTCCATTCTAGCAATTTGCCTAAGTCTTGGAATCATACGGTCATCTCCCTCATACCCAAAATTCAGAATCCTACTAACTTGAAGAGTTATAGGCCAATTAGCCTCTGTAATGTTGTGTACAAAGTGATTTCAAAAATATTGGCCAATAGACTCAAGAATGTTTTAAGCCTTTGTATTAGTAAAAATCAGTCAGCTTTTATCCCAGGCAGGCAAATCCTTGATAATGTCATTTTGTCTCATGAGTATTTGCATTAcatgaaaaataagaaacaaggaCAGAATGGTTTTATGGCTGTGAAGCTGGACATGTCCAAGGCCTACGACAGAGTGGAGTGGAAATTCCTTGATGCCATGATGGAAAAGATGGGCTACTGTACAGTTTGGAGGAATTGGATATGGAGTTGCCTCTCCTCAGTTACATACTCCTTCAGCATTAATGGAGTACCTAAAGAGTTTGAAATTCCAGAAAGAGGAATAAGACAAGGTGACCCACTGTCACcttaccttttccttttatgTTCAGAAGGGTTCTCCAATTTATTGAAGCGAGCTGAGGAAGAGAAAAGGATCTCAGGGATGAAGATTAGTAGGTCTGGACCAAGCATGACTCACCTATTTTTTGCTGATGATTCATTGATTTTCTGTAAAGCTGAAAGAGAGGAAGCCAGGGAACTCATTCAAATTTTGAGGAAGTATGAGAAGGGGTCTGGTCAATCTATAAACCTGGAAAAGTCCTCAGTTTTCTTCAGCAGCAATGTTAGTTATCAGAGGAAAGGGGAAGTGATACAAAGCCTAGGTACAATTCAGGTGGCTACTCAAGGAAAATATCTGGGGCTCCCTATGGTGATCACAAGATCTAAACAGCAAGTTTTTGGATACATTAAGGACAGTATAAGTAGAAGAATGAATAGCTGGAAGAACAAGTTGCTCAGCCAAGGAGGGAAAGAAGTTTTATTGAAGGCAGTTTCCATGGCAATGCCAGTTTATACAATGTCCTGTTTTAAACTCCCTAAAAAATTGTGCAAAGATGTGACCTCCATTTTAGCTAACTACTGGTGGGGAGAAAATGATGGGAAAAATAAGATGCACTGGTGCTCATGGGAGAGCTTGGCTAAAGAGAAAAATGAGGGAGGGTTGGGGTTTAAAGATTTGCAGAATTTCAACAAAGCATTGCTGGCTAAACAGGTATGGAGACTGATTTCCAAGCCAAATTTATTAGTCAGCAAGGTTTTGAGGGCAAAGTACTTCCATAGGGACTCAATCTTTAAGTGCAAAGTCTCAAAGTGTGCTTCCTGGATTTGGCAAAGTATGATGAATGTGAGAGATTTTGTGCAAAATGGAACTAGGAAGAAGATTGGCAATGGCAAGGCTACAAACATTTGGGAGGATAAATGGATCCCAGGAAACAAGGGTGGGAAAGTCACAACTGCAAGGCCTCAGAATTGCAATATCAGAAGAGTAGATGAACTGATCAGTGGCTTTAGATGGAGGAAACCATTGGTACTCAGAACATTCAATAGGAAGGATGCTGACGAAATCCTGGATATCCCTATAAGTATCTCAGGAAGGGAAGACAGCAACTACTGGCTACATAGTGGCAATGGCATCTATACGGTCAATTCTGGATACAAGGCTTTGAGTAGAGATGCAACCCAACACAAAGGAAGAGGAGCTGAGGAGGCAGAAATGAGCTCAGCAAACTCCAATGGAAAGCAATGGAAGGGGCTGTGGAAGCTAAAAGTCAGAAGCAAGATAAAACACTTCATTTGGAGGAGCCTAAAGGGGCTATTGCCAGTTAATGCTTTGGTGTTTAATAGAACACACCATGGAGATCCAATATGTGATGGCTGTGGAGAACATAGTGAGTCTATTGAACATATGTTTTTTCAATGCAGCAGAGCTCAAGAGGTATGGAAAATGGCCCCAATACAGTGGGATGGGCTAACTGAACAGACAGGGAATTTTAGAGTTTGGTGGACTGCAATGCTGGAAGCCTCATGTAGGAAAAAGGGGTGGGAGCATATAGAGCTTACCACGAATATCCTTTGGCAAATTTGGAAAAGGAGAAATGAATGGAAGTTCAATGCTAAACGAAAGCATCCTCGGGAAACAGTTAACAAGGCTCAACAGGAATGGCAAGAGCAAGCCTCAGCCTGGAGTAATGAGACAATGTCCCCTGAGGATGCTGGAAGGGAAGGGGACGAAGTAGAACCAATGGAGGCACGAAGTGATGAAATGCATATCAAAATATCAACTAGTGTGCAGGAACAGTCCAAAAGGGTTGGTATTGGGATTTTAGCAACTAACCACAGCTATCAGGTGGTGTCAGCCTGGGCACTAGTTGATAGGAAATCAGTAAATCAGTTGCAGACTATAGCAGAAGCTGTGAAGATGGCCATTATAAAGGCCAGACAGCAGCATTGGCAGAAAATTACAGTCCATGTTCCCAGCCCACAGCTGCTGAAAGTGATCACGTCGGGAGTGGCTAAGGATATCAAAATGTCTACTTTGGCTGATGATATTAACAACCTCAGAGCATTGTTCCAAAAATGCTCCTTTTGTCTagataggagattaaataaaaGAAGTGATTTGATTAGTGATTATGCCTTAGGTATTTTTCAAGATGAGGGATGGATTAACCCTCAGTGTTTCTAACACTTTTGTATAGAACTCTTTGGGCCTTTGCTCATATAAGTGTACATCTTTTGCCAATCAATACAAAAACTACCGttgcggaaaaaaaaaaaaaaaaagaacttcctgcccccccccccccccccgcccccCAAAACCCAGACCTCTTTGTTGCAGATAACATATATGGTGTGCCTATGTCTTCTAATTTTTCTTGACtcgtatttttgtctttttttttttttttacttcattttaATGATCTTTACTATAAATTGAACAATAATTTTAATGACTTCATTTGTTggagtcaagaaaaaaaaattgaacataaTTTTAAGTGAAAATCAGCAAGAAAATCGAACAATAAATTAGAGTGAAAATCAGGAACTCGAAATCTCTGAATACCTGATGTCATCACTGCGTATTCTCACAAGGGGAATGTCTTCAATCATGGGCCAGTAGTCTCCTCTATCCATCAAACACCTTTTCTCAAGAAGTGGGCATTTATCAATTACTAGAGTTTGAAGCGGATTACGCAAAGATTCCTTTGGTAGGGATCCAAGCTTGGGGCAGTCAGAGATACGCAGGCGTTGAAGAGCTGCAAGACCTCGCAACAACGTGGAGAGCGATTTCAGATTTGGTAAGCCACCAATGGTGACGGACCTGAGAGTTGGAGGAAGCAAAGCGAATCCATCATCACCACTTCCAGAAAATGATTCCAGCTCTGGATATCCACCACGGATGCTGAACATTTCAAGAGACGTGAGTCTGTTGAGTCCCCATTCTGACAGGGGCTTCAGCTGTAAGTTTTCTCCTGCCTCTATGTAAAGATCCTCCAGAGTGGGAGGAAAATCTCCTTGTGGAAATAACAAAATACTTGAACAAGAATACAACACCAGAGATCTTAGTCGTCCCAACCCACTGGGCAAGTAACTAATATTTTTGCATCTGTACAAGCGAAGATATTCCAAACTTGGAGTGGGCAATTGATCCAGATGATGATCACAATCCCAAATATCCAAAGTCCGGAGACTTGAAAAACTGTAGAATGAACCAAGCATTGTTCTCAAATTCAGACATGGGCAGCCAGCGATTTGCAGTCTCTCAATCAACGTGCTGGTGTCCTCTATGACAATCTCCGGAGTTAGGTTCAGTTTATGGCAATGCGAGATCTCAAGATTGCTAAGCTGAGGGAGGAGCAACTTGTCCATTGGCAAGCAACTGAGGGCTGAGCAACTGCTTATTCGCAATGTGTTAAGACCAGATAATGTAGGCAAAGACTGGAGAGCACTGCAACCTTCTATCTTAAGATATTTAAGCGTCAGTAAGACACCAAGCTCCTCCAAGGATGAAAGATGTGAACATCCTGAAACAACTAAAGATTTTAGCTGCCCAAGGTTTATAGTATTACTTGAGCCCCACAAATTCTTCAGTTGATGGCACCAAGATAATGTGATATCTTCAAGGCCTGATGGAAACTGCATGAACACACCCTTGAGGGATGCAAGCCCTATAATCTGCTGAAACTCCAATTTGTTTAATGAGGTCAAATTGTGAAAACATTTTGCAATTCCCACCGAGCACTTTTGCAACTTTAGTTCAGAGAGTGATGGGAGATGCAAAACAGGAATGCTTTTCAACTTTGGGCATCTACTTATACAGAGCTTTTGGAGCAAAGGGAAGTGGCATTCGTTTTCTCCTGCCGAACTTAAGCAAGTCCATTCCTCCCATTCTGGCATGTCATCAAATGTTAGACTTTCAATTGATGGAAAAGAAAATTCCCAAGAGCAATCTTTACCACATAACTCGGTACCTACTGCCTTCACCTCAAGCATGCTTTGAATGCTCAAATCCTTGAGCGCAGGCAATTGCCCGAGTGATGGTAAACACTTGCAGTGTGTGCAACctttaaggcttacttttacTAATTTAGTAAATGAAGAATCCCCCACCCAGGAAGAGAATTTGTCTCCCTTATAGAACTTAATTTCAAGACTCGTTAGGTTTGTGTGTGGTCGTAGTGCCTCAAGCAAATCTTGTTGAAGAACTTTACTCAGAGAACCATCATATTCACTATTCCATGCCAATACTATTTTATCAAGGCCCCTCTTGTTCTTCAAATTGGCATCCCGTGCTTCTTGGACATTCGTAACATTTTGCAACTCCAAAATGGCGAGTGACCCTGCCAGTAAGGACAAGTTCCCCAAGTCATTCAGTCTGAACCCACCATGTTTGCTCACAACCACTTTGGATAGCGTCTGCAAACTCGTCAACTGATCAATCCCTGAAGGCATCTCATGCAATTGACTAGTATTGGAATTTTCAAGATGGCGCAGGTTAATTAATTTTCTAATACCCACCGGTAAGTTAATCAGCTGCCAGCAGTTGCGCAAACCTAGTGTTTGTAAATTGCAAAGATTACTCAATGATTCAGGCAACAATTTCAACGAAGTACCAGACAAATTCAGGTACCTTAGATGTATTAATTCAACGATGGAATTTGGTAGATCAGAGATCGCATAGCCACTGAATGATAGCACCCTTGAGTATCGCAATTCCAGCAAAAGTTCTGCTACGACCTTTTTAGCGATGTAAAATGTCGTGCCTCCATACTTGCCAGAAAGGGGTAGGAAACTCCGCAAATGTTTTGCTTTCTGAAGAGTTTTAAACTTTTGTGTAGCTCCATGCACTGAACTTGTGAATGATGCGTACCTAACCTTGTCAAGAATCGTGCATTTCATGTTCTCTTCCAAGTCGTCTGTCAGTCTTGAACAAAAATCTCCAGCAACATATCTGGCTAGATCGTTAATGAGGTCATGCATCACAAAATGTGAACTAGTGGAACTTGACTGCTG containing:
- the LOC113724230 gene encoding putative disease resistance RPP13-like protein 1, which encodes MALIEVFLGAIIKVIFDKLASVDLKKLARLEGLHTQLKRWSQVLSLIQAVLDDAGDKQNMRIAVKQWLDDLQNLAYDMDDVIDEFSTEACRRKLMEAQGSTSKVRKVKIPSCCTNFSVKDYKFNRKMASKVDEITRRLESLKEQIKILHLVETVAKRQNKTRDRLPSTSLVESYVYGRENDKKELLKLLLSNESSDDQVVVIPIVGMGGVGKTTLAQMVYNDDRVNEFFNSKAWACVSDDFDIFGVTKTILKAITAGGCDYEDLNMVQVKLSEALTRMRFLIVLDDVWNEKYEDWDILRRPFLVGSSGSKIIVTTRHHRVASVMSSTAGYSLKELTDDESLCLLARHALGRTNFDRHPNLEGIGRSIVRKCKNLPLAVKTLGGMLRDRLSLDEWTDILNSEIWEIKEDQSDILPALRLSYYHLPAHLKPCFAYCSIFPKDYEFDKYELVLLWMAEGFVDESKASELMEDIGDNYFKELLMRSFFQQSSSTSSHFVMHDLINDLARYVAGDFCSRLTDDLEENMKCTILDKVRYASFTSSVHGATQKFKTLQKAKHLRSFLPLSGKYGGTTFYIAKKVVAELLLELRYSRVLSFSGYAISDLPNSIVELIHLRYLNLSGTSLKLLPESLSNLCNLQTLGLRNCWQLINLPVGIRKLINLRHLENSNTSQLHEMPSGIDQLTSLQTLSKVVVSKHGGFRLNDLGNLSLLAGSLAILELQNVTNVQEARDANLKNKRGLDKIVLAWNSEYDGSLSKVLQQDLLEALRPHTNLTSLEIKFYKGDKFSSWVGDSSFTKLVKVSLKGCTHCKCLPSLGQLPALKDLSIQSMLEVKAVGTELCGKDCSWEFSFPSIESLTFDDMPEWEEWTCLSSAGENECHFPLLQKLCISRCPKLKSIPVLHLPSLSELKLQKCSVGIAKCFHNLTSLNKLEFQQIIGLASLKGVFMQFPSGLEDITLSWCHQLKNLWGSSNTINLGQLKSLVVSGCSHLSSLEELGVLLTLKYLKIEGCSALQSLPTLSGLNTLRISSCSALSCLPMDKLLLPQLSNLEISHCHKLNLTPEIVIEDTSTLIERLQIAGCPCLNLRTMLGSFYSFSSLRTLDIWDCDHHLDQLPTPSLEYLRLYRCKNISYLPSGLGRLRSLVLYSCSSILLFPQGDFPPTLEDLYIEAGENLQLKPLSEWGLNRLTSLEMFSIRGGYPELESFSGSGDDGFALLPPTLRSVTIGGLPNLKSLSTLLRGLAALQRLRISDCPKLGSLPKESLRNPLQTLVIDKCPLLEKRCLMDRGDYWPMIEDIPLVRIRSDDIR